The following proteins are encoded in a genomic region of Pyricularia oryzae 70-15 chromosome 6, whole genome shotgun sequence:
- a CDS encoding leucine Rich Repeat domain-containing protein encodes MAADGSRRSSPERAGSFSSIRESSSDLAQTFTHTKVSSYIADTDEVAVEDESPEPGNMVDVQYFPAISHRESNLSGNWFPADSFKGWKQINVKGKLASKSFGDLQTLDGAWNKAPLVLKKDGPKARTPGDAPIEKLPIEILNSIIGLLVLDLPPNGDRRNVDLISLLLTSKTLHTATLNSLYHKITIPHSKIFHKFLTHVKAHPALGTMVRRIDFSHLNPDLLFSTASERSQAQYLTKDTLLQCLELTPHLQEFLAQDKVDVDLDAAVLRKLFFGLPRLQAVDFCGSTSTFFTNEFTEVAKSEDWPERLPQLKRVSFHKCERLPSSVFEVLLPKLTTVTHLDVAGTRITNDALDSIPRTASITHLNLAKCKFLKADRVISFLKEHPAVQELQFLSVGTDAKTHQLFDEDSLSELIPILPKTLKSLSLKGSRMNKTHLKLLLPLTKYLEELALGRSLRLMDIQQLFMPPEEADLEEQLAWVPHTIKYLDLSDMWGNEVESSVLFNDSLLLKTATEPLAVIEFEAKVFNRVKNSKGALTRWGWRTSEISARSWLVRMSSDGDDGSRSWKMGARYWGMRKIPVAVSEVGGIYGSFMFGRNL; translated from the exons ATGGCTGCCGACGGCTCGAGACGTTCCAGCCCTGAGCGGGCTGGATCATTCTCTTCCATCAGAGAGAGCAGCTCAGACTTGGCCCAAACATTTACACATACCAAGGTCTCTTCGTACATTGCAGACACAGACGAAGTTGCTGTTGAGGACGAATCTCCCGAACCTGGTAACATGGTCGACGTACAATACTTCCCGGCGATCTCCCATCGCGAAAGCAACCTCAGTGGTAATTGGTTCCCTGCCGACAGCTTCAAGGGCTGGAAGCAGATCAACGTCAAGGGGAAACTTGCCAGTAAGAGCTTTGGTGATCTACAGACTTTGGATGGCGCATGGAATAAGGCTCCCCTAGTCCTGAAGAAGGATGGCCCCAAGGCGAGAACCCCAGGCGATGCTCCcatcgagaagctgcccatCGAGATCCTGA ACTCCATCATAGGCCTGCTTGTGCTAGACCTTCCTCCGAATGGTGACAGGCGCAATGTAGACTTGATCTCGCTGCTGTTGACGTCCAAGACGCTTCATACCGCAACCCTCAACTCACTGTACCACAAGATCACCATCCCTCACTCAAAAATCTTTCACAAATTCTTGACCCACGTCAAGGCACACCCCGCTCTCGGCACCATGGTCCGTCGAATCGACTTCTCTCACTTGAACCCGGATCTCCTTTTCTCCACCGCCAGCGAGCGGTCGCAGGCTCAGTACTTGACCAAGGATACTCTGTTGCAGTGTTTGGAGCTCACACCGCACCTCCAAGAGTTTTTAGCTCAGGACAAGGTAGATGTCGATCTCGATGCTGCAGTCCTGCGCAAGCTATTCTTTGGATTGCCAAGGCTCCAGGCAGTTGACTTTTGCGGCTCAACCTCGACGTTTTTCACCAATGAATTTACAGAGGTGGCCAAGTCAGAGGATTGGCCTGAGAGGCTACCGCAGCTGAAAAGAGTCTCTTTTCACAAGTGCGAGAGGCTACCGTCTTCTGTATTCGAGGTTCTCTTGCCAAAACTGACGACAGTAACCCACCTCGACGTTGCTGGCACCCGCATCACAAACGATGCACTCGATAGCATCCCTCGCACAGCCAGCATCACCCATCTCAACCTAGCCAAATGCAAATTCTTGAAGGCTGACCGTGTCATCAGCTTCTTGAAGGAGCATCCGGCGGTCCAGGAGCTCCAATTTTTGAGTGTTGGCACCGATGCCAAAACGCACCAATTGTTCGACGAGGATTCTCTCTCAGAGCTGATACCCATATTGCCCAAGACGCTCAAGTCATTGAGTCTAAAGGGGAGCAGGATGAACAAGACGCACCTCAAACTCCTTCTGCCACTGACCAAGTATCTCGAGGAACTTGCACTTGGCCGCTCACTCAGGCTCATGGACATCCAACAGCTGTTCATGCCCCCTGAGGAGGCCGATTTGGAGGAACAGCTCGCGTGGGTGCCACATACGATCAAGTATCTAGACCTCTCAGACATGTGGGGCAACGAGGTTGAGAGCTCAGTCCTCTTCAACGACTCGCTTTTGCTTAAAACGGCAACAGAGCCCCTGGCCGTCATTGAGTTTGAGGCCAAAGTATTCAACCGAGTCAAGAACTCCAAGGGCGCGCTTACACGCTGGGGCTGGCGGACGAGTGAAATCTCGGCCCGGTCGTGGCTTGTTCGTATGAGCAGCGACGGTGACGACGGCTCAAGGAGCTGGAAAATGGGCGCCAGATACTGGGGCATGCGCAAGATCCCAGTAGCCGTCTCCGAGGTCGGCGGCATCTACGGTTCGTTCATGTTTGGACGCAACTTGTAG